Proteins encoded together in one Ptiloglossa arizonensis isolate GNS036 chromosome 9, iyPtiAriz1_principal, whole genome shotgun sequence window:
- the Cpr21 gene encoding cuticular protein 21: protein MRGRSSHLARFRHRYINLPVRLALYNEKTTLINMNTLTCVFFGFVAVSAYAAPVENVTSVPIVAYTADGPNPDGSYVFSYETGNGIKAEEHGELKKVNETNSVIVVQGSYSYPASDGVSVALSYVADENGFQPKGDHLPTPHPIPAGILKALEYIAAHPEQDKPPAQRPKRSAQ from the exons ATGAGAGGGAGGTCCTCGCACCTCGCAAGGTTTCGGCACCGCTATATAAACCTGCCCGTTAGACTTGCTCTTTACAACGAGAAAACAACTCTGATCAACATGAACACTTTG ACTTGCGTCTTCTTCGGCTTCGTCGCGGTGTCCGCGTACGCTGCACCAGTTGAGAACGTCACTTCAGTACCCATCGTCGCGTACACCGCCGATGGACCCAACCCGGATGGCTCGTATGTCTTCAGCTACGAGACTGGAAACGGCATCAAAGCGGAAGAACACGGTGAACTGAAGAAGGTGAACGAAACGAACTCGGTGATCGTCGTTCAAGGATCCTACAGTTACCCTGCCTCCGACGGAGTCTCGGTGGCCTTGAGTTACGTTGCTGACGAGAATGGCTTCCAGCCAAAGGGCGACCACCTTCCTACTCCTCACCCGATCCCAGCTGGGATTCTGAAGGCCCTGGAATACATTGCCGCGCACCCCGAGCAAGACAAACCACCAGCGCAACGGCCTAAGCGATCCGCACAGTAG